In one Bufo gargarizans isolate SCDJY-AF-19 chromosome 11, ASM1485885v1, whole genome shotgun sequence genomic region, the following are encoded:
- the LOC122921507 gene encoding JNK1/MAPK8-associated membrane protein, which produces MAVDTEKACFGLYCGKTVLYSNGSNETFGECGACPRGQRSDSNSICRQCIGSPELYDWLYLGFMGMLPLILHWFFIEWYSGKKSSSALFQHITALFECTVAALITLLVNEPVGYLHIHSCGVEKLSDWYTMLYNPSPDYVNTVHCTQEAVYPLYTVVFIYYAFSLMLMMLLRPLLIKKIACGLGKSDRFKSIYAALYFFPILTVIQAVGGGLLYYAFPYIILVLSLITLAVYMSASEIETFKDLLVRKKRLVVLVSHWLVHAYGIISISRMDKLERDLPLLALVPGPTLFYLLTAKFTDPSRIRLEEGSGH; this is translated from the exons GCATGTCCTCGAGGTCAGCGGAGCGACTCGAACAGCATCTGCCGCCAGTGTATCGGGTCTCCCGAGCTGTATGACTGGCTGTATTTAGGATTTATGGGCATGCTTCCCCTTATATTACACTGGTTCTTCATTGAATGGTATTCTGGTAAAAAGAG TTCCAGCGCACTCTTCCAGCACATCACGGCCTTGTTTGAATGCACTGTGGCCGCGCTGATAACATTACTCGTCAATGAACCTGTTGGATATCTACACATTCACTCCTGTGGAGTGGAAAAGCTTTCTGACTGGTATACAATGCTGTATAACCCCAGCCCGGACTACGTGAACACTGTGCACTGTACGCAAGAGGCCGTTTATCCCTT GTACACAGTCGTCTTCATTTACTATGCATTCAGCTTGATGCTGATGATGCTACTCCGACCTCTTTTAATAAAGAAGATCGCCTGCGGCTTGGGAAAGTCGGACCGCTTTAAGAGCATCTATGCAGCGCTTTATTTCTTCCCAATCCTAACCGTGATACAGGCCGTAGGAGGTGGTTTACTGT ATTATGCCTTCCCATACATCATTCTGGTGTTATCGCTGATAACGCTGGCAGTGTATATGTCTGCATCAGAGATCGAG ACTTTTAAGGATCTTCTGGTGAGGAAGAAACGGCTGGTTGTTCTCGTTAGTCACTGGCTAGTTCATGCCTATGGGATTATCTCCATTTCTAGAATGGATAAACTAGAACGAGACTTGCCTCTCCTAGCATTGGTTCCGGGGCCTACACTCTTCTACTTGCTTACTGCCAAATTTACAGACCCATCACGGATACGTCTGGAAGAAGGTAGTGGACATTAA